Part of the Nycticebus coucang isolate mNycCou1 chromosome 22, mNycCou1.pri, whole genome shotgun sequence genome, tcatgcctataatcctagcactctgggaggccgaggagggtggattgcctgagctcacagtttcaagttAGCCCAAgtaagtgtgagaccccatctctaaaaaatagccaggtgttgtggtggacacctgtagtcccagctacttgggaggctgagacaagagagaatcacttgagcccaagagttggaggttgctgtgagctatgacacagtaCTCTATAGAGAgtggaaaagtgagactctgtctaaaaaaaaaaaaaaaaattcacattcacAGCCCAGCACTCTATGTGGGGTGCTAGGGTAGCAGAATAAGCAAGGCCTTTTTCTGCCCTCAAGGATGGCAGGTCCAGTAAGCCAGATTCGTAGACAATCACAGTGCAGTCAGTATATTTGGGCTTAGCACAGGGGCTTAGGAGCCCACAGGAGGAACCTGAACCCAACCTGGTTGGAGAATACTTCCTGGAAGAAATAGCTGAAGCTGGGAATTTGCACTGGGTGGAGGCGTATTACAGCATGCATTAAGGCTCAGAGGTAATGAAACCTGATATTGTTCAGAAAACCAGGAACAGATTGTATAGGGCTTGTTTGAGAAGCTGAGCAATGAGCCGTAAACCCTGGAGATGGTGGTGGAGATAGGGAGAAATGGACCAAGTGGACAAAGGAAAAAGCTCTTTGGTGGCTGAAGGATAGAAGAAGAGGCATGTGCCCATATCTTGGAGAGGATGCCCATATCTCTGACATGAGCAAcacagggagaggagaaggggatgTCCCACAGGTAGCTGTGTCCCCAGTGGAAGTGCAGCTCAGATTGGAACTGGACAtgggcttttttctctttttcttttcttttttttcattaagacagagtctcactctgtcactcaagcTGGAGTTCCATggccaatcatagctcacagtaacctcagctacctgggctcagacaatcttcctgcctctgcccccgagtagctggaactagccaccatgcctgactaatttctttttcttttcttttctttttttgagacagtctcactatgttgcccttgatagagtgctgtagtatcacagctcacagcaacctcaaactcttgggcctaaatgattcttttgcctcagcctcccaagtagctgggactacaggtgcccaccacaatgcctggctatcttttggctgcagttgtcattgttgtttagctggcccaggcttcaaacccaccagcctcagtgtatgtggctggttccgtAACCTCTatgccacaggcgccaagccctttttctttcctttttttttttttttgagacagagtctcactatgtcgccctcagtagagtgatgtggcttcacagctcacagcaacctcaaagtgttgggcttaagcattctcttgcctcagcctcccaagtaggtgggactacaggtgcctgccacaacgcctcactatatatatatatatatatatatatttttttttttttttttgtagagacagagtctcactgtaccgccctcgggtagagtgccgtggcgtcacacggctcacagcaacctctaactcttgggcttacgcgattctcctgcctcagcctcccaagcagctgggaccacaggtgcccgccacaacgcctggctatttttttgttgcagtttggccggggctgggtttgaacccgccaccattggcatatggggccagcgccctactcactgagccacaggcgccacccactatatatttttttttttttaatttttttattttttttttttatatatatatttttttttaagagacagagtctcacttttgccctcaatagaatgctatagtgtcacagctcacagcaacctccaactctgggcttaggcaattctcttgcctcagcctcctgagtagctgggactacaggtgccctgccagaacgcctggctattttgttgttgcagtttggccagggctgggttcgaacccaccactctcagtatctGGGGCCGGGGTCCTAcatactgagccacagacgccacccctggctattgttttttgttgttgtagttgccattgttgtttggcaggccggagctggatttgaacccgccagctccagggcATGTGGTTGGTggtctagccactgagctataggcactgagcccctttttattttttgaagaggcAAGGTCTCagtgtattgcccaggctggtttcaaactcctggcctcaagtgatcctcctgcctcagtctcctgaagtgtggagattacaggcatgagccaccatacctggcctggaACTTGTCACAGATATTTAAAATTCATGTGCACAAAGGTGGTAACTGAAACCATAGGAGTGGATGAAAGGGTGTGGAAAGTGAACTCTGAAAAACCCAATGTATTAGTGATAGGCAGAGAAATAGTTACCATGATGGAGATTGAGAAGGagcagagggaggtgggggtagggggcaAGGAGAACCAGATATCAGAGAGGCCAACGAGGATATGGCCTGTGAAATGTCCACCGGATTTAGAACAGGATGTCACCAGAAAGCTTGGAGCCACATTAGAGTGGGTTAGAGTGGGTAAAAGATGAGGACGTGGAGACTAATTTAGATGTGTAGACTAGCTTGGAGAAATTGGGCTGAGGCGAGTAGACTATCTGACTCTGATGTAGTACGTGCCTTGGATTTCCTTTGGCTTCAGGGAACAAATTTTTAATCTATGAATGTACAGGAGGCAATAGGATCCCAGGAATTTGGACAGCAGAGGCTCTGGCCTGAGAGGGTTAAAGGCAAATTCTGTTTAGTTTCTGGCCTCTGTTGCCCAGACCTTCGGGCTGGCCAGAGCAGGATAGGGCAAGCCTCTGGCTCCTTGAAATTTGACCCTGCAGGCTAGAAGCCCAGCTTTCTGTCCTTGGACAAATATGCCTGGCATCCAGCCACAGTCTGCCACCTCACTCGTAGTTCTAGCCTCAGTTTCTGTAGCTGGCAAGTGGGGACTGGGCACCAAGGCTTTGTTAATCTGATCCATCTGCTGGGTCAGGGAGGCTTTGCTCTCAGAGCTATGGGCACTGGGCAAGGCCCTACCTGATCAGAGCCTCAGGATTTCCTGTGAGGTTTGGAGTTGGAGCTGGAGAGCCTTGAAGAGAAGCTCTAATTGTATTCCCGCTACCAGATGCCTCACCTTCCACTTGTGAGGCAAGGAGTCTAGTCTGGTTGTGGGAGAAGACCTGGAGTTGGATTCTGGAGGGGAGCCAAATGTGGCCTCAGGGTGGGTGAACCTTCTCAACCTCTGTGCCAGCCAAGGTTGGGAGCAGGTGTAAACTCAGCCCCGCCTCTGTTACTATGGTGACGGTAGGGGGGGTGGTGACCCGTGAGGCTGTTCAAGGCTACCACCCCCTTGTTTCCACCTATCAGAGGACAGGGGTGTTCTAGGAACCTGGCCCTCACTTTCCTGTTTTCACTCCTACCTATGTGGTAGGATCCTGGTCCTGACAGCACTGAGGGAAAGTCTTGCCCTCTCCCCATTCAATCTTtctggaacccctgagctcatTTATATCTGCCCAGGTGTGCAGTCTTATCCTGGCTATGGGTATCCCAgctcccatttttctttctctagaagaTGAGTTTTTAGACTCCCTAGCCAATGTAGAGAGATGTCTTTTGACCCCCATCCCTCTGACTAAACTGCATGGTAATGAGCTACTTACTGGCACTGTCTCAAAGCCTGCCTGACTTCTCTATCCCTAGCTGTGTGGTATTGCCCTGCTGGCAGTGGGCATCTGGGTGTCTGTCGATGGGCCATCCTTCCTGAAGATCTTTGGGCCACTGTCCTCCAGTGCCATGCAGTTTGTCAACGTGGGCTACTTCCTCATCGCGGCTGGTGCTGTGCTCTTTGCCCTTGGATTCCTGGGCTGCTACGGTGCTCACACTGAGAGCAAGTGTGCCCTCATGATGGTGTGTAAAACCCAGCTCCACAGACCCATGACCAAGTCTTCCCTCACCCTTGACATCAGGCCCTGGGGATCCTGACCCTCCTTTGGACTCCAGCATACGGGCCCCCTGCTTCATTTTTTCAGAGGGTGGATTAGGGCAGGAGGGCATAAGGGACTATCTTCTCCCTAAAACCCAAACCCCTGTTCCCCACTCAgttcttcctcatcctcctcgtCATCTTCATCGCTGAGGTTGCAGGTGCTGTGGTCGCCTTGGTGTACACAACAATGGTGAGGTGCTGGGGTGGGGCAAGGGAGGAAGATTGGGCAAAATCCCTGGAAGTAGTCTGTGGCCTGTGAATGGCCACTTTCTTTCCCAGCTCCTAAACACTGGCCTGCCCATCTCAGGCTGAGCACTACCTGACGTTGCTTGTGGTACCTGCCATCAAGAAAGATTATGGTTCCCAGAAAGACTTCACCCAAGTGTGGAATAGCACCATGGAAGGGGTAAGGTGGGCTAGGGGAGATTGGGGAGTAGAGAGAAAGAAGCAAGACCTCACTAACCACCCTCCCCATCTTATCTCCAGCtcaagtgctgtggcttcaccaACTACACGGATTTTGAGGACTCACCCTACTACAAGGAGAACAACAAGACCTTTCCTCCATACTGTTGCAAAGACATTCCCTATGCCAACAACACAGCCAAGGAACAATGCACTGAACAGAAGGCTCGTGACCTGACTGTAGAGGTGTGGGCTGCATAGCAGGGGTGGGTGGGACTATTTTGATGGCCTCAGAAGTAGCAAGtgagggctcggtgcctgtagcttagtgggggctggctagtgggttcaaacccggcccaggcctgccaac contains:
- the TSPAN1 gene encoding tetraspanin-1, with amino-acid sequence MQCFSFIKTMMFLFNLLIFLCGIALLAVGIWVSVDGPSFLKIFGPLSSSAMQFVNVGYFLIAAGAVLFALGFLGCYGAHTESKCALMMFFLILLVIFIAEVAGAVVALVYTTMAEHYLTLLVVPAIKKDYGSQKDFTQVWNSTMEGLKCCGFTNYTDFEDSPYYKENNKTFPPYCCKDIPYANNTAKEQCTEQKARDLTVEGCFHQLLDDIKTNAVTVGGVAAGIGGLEMAAMIVSMYVYCNIE